A single genomic interval of bacterium harbors:
- a CDS encoding GAF domain-containing protein, with product MEKIIKFPSRIFIIANRIRWFVLILTILVLQIKYPDWTNKPNLFLSIILLTIYNIIARILILKKEWENIAYAESTLDVVFISSIILGTGTTKSPFFLFFLFPIIFSACYYRPTTSFGLTFGISLLYLLIFLLNKGEWVFFLIRIPIFFGIWTISSYIAKELRFAQREVEYETRRAAMLQEEMRKRQERIEEERKELEQLYNISLKVDRTQNLGEAFSSIISAFSSYLKTEISLIARKEKGRLRVIAGDNLIGESEKTRECMNEIMESGKPLVLGNIGREKRESLIPYQRMGIVSLIIFPLIIKGERIGVLMGGWKKERKFSPEEQRFSTIIASITSLIIENFNLSGEIERLLIVDKVTSLFNYYYFEEAIRREIERARMLNDLFSVLIVKIEGEIKDPSLLERLGLVLNFQTRKEDLVAMKDEKFYLLVHRIGQKEAFAVSNRIRREVLRQINIPIIIGSASFHSSIINHTELLSNAFSALKEAELKESRIVTK from the coding sequence ATGGAAAAAATAATAAAATTTCCCTCTAGAATATTCATCATCGCAAACCGAATAAGATGGTTTGTTCTTATTTTAACCATCCTTGTCCTTCAGATAAAATACCCCGATTGGACAAATAAACCAAACCTTTTCCTCTCCATCATTCTCCTTACCATATATAACATTATAGCAAGAATCCTTATCTTAAAGAAAGAATGGGAAAATATAGCTTATGCTGAAAGCACCCTGGATGTAGTTTTTATAAGCTCTATTATCTTAGGAACTGGGACAACAAAAAGCCCATTTTTTCTCTTCTTTCTATTTCCTATTATCTTTTCAGCTTGCTACTATAGACCAACCACATCCTTTGGCCTTACCTTTGGAATATCCCTCCTTTATCTTTTAATCTTTCTTTTAAACAAGGGAGAATGGGTCTTTTTTCTTATAAGAATTCCTATATTCTTTGGAATCTGGACAATCTCGTCCTATATTGCCAAAGAACTAAGATTTGCCCAGAGAGAGGTTGAATATGAAACAAGAAGGGCAGCAATGTTACAGGAAGAGATGCGTAAAAGGCAGGAAAGGATTGAGGAAGAAAGAAAAGAGCTTGAACAACTCTATAATATTTCCTTAAAAGTAGATAGAACCCAAAATCTAGGAGAAGCATTTTCTTCCATAATCTCTGCCTTTTCTTCATACCTTAAGACAGAGATTAGTCTTATTGCGAGAAAAGAAAAAGGAAGGCTTAGGGTGATTGCGGGTGATAACCTTATTGGAGAATCTGAAAAGACAAGGGAGTGTATGAATGAGATAATGGAAAGTGGAAAGCCTTTGGTTTTGGGAAATATTGGCAGGGAGAAAAGAGAATCCCTTATCCCATATCAAAGAATGGGGATTGTCTCCCTTATTATCTTTCCCCTTATTATAAAAGGAGAAAGGATTGGTGTTTTAATGGGAGGGTGGAAGAAAGAAAGAAAATTTAGCCCTGAAGAACAAAGGTTCTCAACAATCATAGCCAGCATAACCTCCTTGATTATAGAAAACTTTAATCTTTCAGGAGAGATAGAGAGGCTTCTTATCGTAGATAAAGTAACCAGCCTCTTTAACTACTATTATTTTGAAGAGGCAATAAGAAGGGAGATAGAGAGGGCAAGGATGCTTAATGATCTATTCTCTGTTTTAATTGTTAAAATAGAGGGTGAAATAAAAGATCCCTCTCTTTTAGAAAGGCTCGGGCTTGTCCTTAATTTCCAAACCAGAAAGGAAGACCTTGTGGCAATGAAGGATGAGAAATTCTATCTCCTTGTCCATAGAATAGGCCAAAAAGAGGCTTTTGCTGTTTCTAATAGGATAAGAAGAGAGGTTTT